A window of Vibrio ishigakensis contains these coding sequences:
- the hisG gene encoding ATP phosphoribosyltransferase, with amino-acid sequence MQTQRLRIAIQKKGRLSKECQELLKKCGVKFNIMGERLVAHSLNTPIDLLLVRDDDIPGLIMDGVVDLGFIGENELEEVRLERKATGQPAEFKTLRRLDFGGCRLSIAVDKELDYNGPQDLAGKRIATSYPHLLKAYMDGQGIDFSTCMLTGSVEVAPRAGLADGIADLVSTGATLEANGLKEAEVIFRSKATLIQRDGIVEQDKLDLIEKLLTRMQGVQQAKESKYIMLHAPQDKLEQVTALLPGAEDPTVLPLSSDSSKVAIHLVSSENLFWETMEQLKELGASSILVLPIEKMME; translated from the coding sequence ATGCAAACACAACGTCTAAGAATCGCAATTCAAAAGAAAGGTCGCCTAAGCAAGGAGTGTCAGGAACTTCTGAAAAAATGTGGCGTGAAATTTAACATCATGGGTGAGCGTCTTGTGGCCCACTCACTGAATACTCCAATCGATCTGCTGCTGGTTCGTGACGATGACATCCCGGGTCTTATTATGGACGGCGTGGTCGACCTAGGCTTTATCGGTGAGAACGAACTAGAAGAAGTTCGCCTAGAGCGTAAAGCCACTGGTCAGCCAGCTGAGTTTAAAACGCTACGTCGCCTAGACTTTGGTGGTTGCCGACTATCTATCGCCGTTGATAAAGAGTTGGATTACAACGGTCCTCAAGACCTTGCCGGTAAGCGTATCGCAACTAGCTATCCACACCTTCTTAAAGCATACATGGACGGGCAGGGCATCGATTTCAGTACCTGTATGCTTACTGGGTCGGTTGAAGTCGCGCCACGCGCTGGCCTTGCTGACGGTATCGCTGACCTTGTTTCAACAGGTGCAACCCTTGAAGCGAATGGCCTAAAAGAGGCCGAGGTTATTTTCCGCTCTAAAGCGACTCTTATCCAACGTGATGGCATCGTTGAACAAGACAAGCTAGACCTAATCGAGAAACTGCTGACCCGTATGCAAGGTGTTCAGCAGGCAAAAGAATCTAAATACATCATGCTACATGCACCACAGGACAAGCTAGAGCAAGTAACCGCTCTTCTTCCAGGTGCAGAAGACCCAACTGTACTTCCTCTGTCATCTGACTCATCTAAGGTTGCTATCCATCTAGTGAGCTCTGAGAACCTGTTCTGGGAAACCATGGAACAACTAAAAGAGTTGGGCGCGAGCTCAATCCTAGTACTACCGATTGAGAAGATGATGGAGTAA
- the hisD gene encoding histidinol dehydrogenase, translating to MRTVTWQTLSDEQQNAVLQRPAIAEGANITAAVSAVVDKVKQDGDAALKELTAKFDGVELDNIRVTSQEIDEASERLTPEMKAALEQAYKNISVFHNAQKPQPIKVETQPGVLCEQVTRPINTVGLYIPGGSAPLPSTVLMLGVPAQIAGCRKVVLCSPPPIADEILYVAKLCNIDEVYNVGGGQAVAAMAYGTETVAKVDKIFGPGNAYVTEAKRQVSNDFRGAAIDMPAGPSEVLVIADETADADFIAADLLSQAEHGPDSQVVLVTPSVLIADQVTDAVQRQLKELSRSDIAQQALASSLIIIAESLTQAVSISNYYGPEHLIVQTKNPRELLPILDNAGSIFLGDWSPESAGDYASGTNHVLPTYGYTRTYSSLGLADFSKRMTVQELSADGLAALAPTVVTMAEAEGLDAHKRAVTIRVEKLAAR from the coding sequence ATGAGAACGGTAACTTGGCAAACCCTTAGCGACGAGCAGCAAAATGCAGTATTGCAACGTCCTGCTATCGCTGAAGGTGCGAACATTACAGCCGCGGTTTCTGCGGTTGTAGACAAGGTTAAACAAGACGGTGACGCGGCGCTAAAAGAGCTAACCGCAAAGTTTGACGGTGTTGAACTAGACAACATCCGCGTTACTTCTCAAGAGATCGATGAGGCATCTGAGCGTCTAACCCCTGAGATGAAAGCGGCCCTTGAGCAGGCTTACAAAAACATTTCTGTTTTCCACAATGCACAAAAGCCTCAGCCTATTAAGGTTGAGACTCAACCTGGCGTGCTGTGTGAGCAAGTAACTCGTCCAATTAATACCGTTGGTCTTTATATTCCAGGTGGCAGTGCGCCACTTCCATCTACGGTTCTAATGCTGGGTGTGCCGGCTCAGATTGCAGGATGTCGTAAGGTTGTATTGTGTTCTCCTCCGCCGATCGCAGATGAGATCCTGTATGTTGCCAAGCTATGTAATATCGATGAGGTATACAACGTGGGTGGTGGTCAAGCGGTTGCGGCTATGGCTTACGGCACTGAGACTGTGGCTAAGGTTGATAAGATCTTTGGTCCGGGCAATGCGTATGTGACTGAAGCTAAGCGTCAGGTAAGCAATGATTTTCGCGGCGCGGCTATCGATATGCCAGCTGGCCCGTCTGAGGTGCTAGTGATTGCTGATGAAACTGCGGATGCAGACTTCATTGCAGCAGACCTTCTTAGCCAAGCCGAGCACGGTCCAGACTCTCAGGTAGTGCTAGTTACGCCATCAGTACTGATTGCGGACCAGGTTACCGATGCGGTTCAGCGTCAGCTTAAAGAGCTTTCTCGTAGTGATATCGCTCAGCAAGCGCTGGCATCAAGCCTTATCATTATCGCCGAGTCTTTGACTCAAGCAGTCTCGATTTCAAATTACTATGGCCCTGAACACCTGATTGTTCAGACCAAGAATCCACGTGAACTGCTACCTATCCTAGACAACGCTGGTTCTATCTTCCTTGGCGACTGGTCTCCAGAGTCAGCAGGGGATTACGCCTCGGGTACGAACCACGTGCTTCCAACTTATGGTTACACTCGCACCTACTCGAGTCTAGGCCTGGCTGACTTTAGCAAGCGCATGACAGTGCAAGAGCTAAGCGCAGACGGTCTAGCAGCATTGGCGCCAACCGTGGTTACCATGGCTGAAGCGGAAGGTTTGGATGCGCACAAACGCGCTGTAACCATTCGAGTAGAAAAACTAGCAGCCAGATAA
- the hisC gene encoding histidinol-phosphate transaminase, producing the protein MEKLARKQVQALTPYLSARRIGGSGDVWLNANESPFDNQYQVEASRLNRYSECQPKELIEAYAAYAGVAPAQVLTSRGADEGIELLIRAYCEPNQDAILFCPPTYGMYSISAETIGVERKLVPLTDEWQLDLESIEKNLDDVKLVFVCSPNNPTGNLINREDIVALLEMTKDRAIVVMDEAYIDFCPEASTVELLAEYQNLAILRTMSKAFALAGLRCGFTLANEELINVLLKVIAPYPVPVPVADIAVQALSAQGLERVTQQVKTITENRAQLQSALSELPGVEVYPGYGNYLLVKFPQGDVLFKAAWDEGIILRNSPIADCVRISIGDNQECQRTIEFITQQFAV; encoded by the coding sequence ATGGAAAAGTTAGCCCGAAAACAAGTTCAAGCCCTGACACCGTACCTGTCTGCAAGACGTATCGGTGGCAGTGGCGATGTTTGGCTAAATGCCAATGAATCCCCATTCGACAACCAATATCAGGTTGAGGCGTCACGCCTTAATCGCTATAGCGAATGTCAGCCAAAAGAGCTTATCGAAGCCTATGCCGCGTATGCTGGTGTCGCACCTGCCCAGGTGCTGACCTCACGTGGCGCCGATGAAGGTATCGAGCTTTTGATTCGCGCTTATTGTGAACCGAACCAAGATGCCATCCTTTTTTGTCCGCCAACCTATGGTATGTACTCTATCAGTGCTGAGACCATTGGTGTCGAGCGCAAACTAGTACCACTGACCGATGAGTGGCAACTAGACCTTGAGTCGATTGAGAAAAACCTAGACGACGTGAAGTTGGTATTCGTTTGCTCGCCAAATAACCCAACCGGTAATCTGATTAACCGCGAAGACATCGTTGCTCTGCTGGAGATGACCAAAGACCGCGCTATCGTGGTGATGGACGAAGCCTATATCGATTTCTGCCCAGAGGCATCTACAGTTGAGCTTCTGGCTGAATATCAGAACCTAGCCATCCTTCGCACCATGTCAAAGGCGTTTGCACTTGCCGGTCTTCGCTGCGGTTTCACCCTGGCAAATGAAGAGCTGATTAATGTGCTTCTTAAGGTGATAGCGCCATATCCAGTGCCTGTGCCAGTAGCCGATATCGCAGTTCAAGCGCTATCAGCGCAAGGCCTAGAGCGAGTGACTCAGCAGGTAAAAACCATCACTGAGAATCGAGCTCAGCTTCAATCGGCGCTGTCAGAACTGCCTGGCGTTGAAGTATATCCAGGTTACGGCAACTATCTGTTGGTTAAATTCCCACAAGGGGATGTACTATTTAAGGCAGCTTGGGATGAGGGCATTATTCTTCGCAACTCACCGATTGCCGATTGTGTTCGCATCAGTATTGGTGATAACCAAGAGTGCCAAAGAACCATCGAATTTATCACACAGCAGTTTGCTGTGTAG